The window GAGAAAAGATCTCTTGCGGGTGATGGAAGAGGCCCGTGAAGCCTTTAGCCAGATTCCTACAGAGGACTTCGGACAAAAGCCTGTAGTGGGTATTGTGGGCGAAATCTATGTGCGCATGAATCGTTTTGCCAACGAAGACTTGATAAAAGTGCTTGAAGAGATGGGAGCGGAAGTCTGGCTTCCGCCTGTTTCTGAGTGGTTTTATTACATTAACTACACCTCAAAAAGATGGGCTAAGCGGCTTCGCAAATTCCGTGAACTCACCCGCCTTATTATAGAAAACCACGTGCAGGTGAAAGACGAACACCGGTTTGCAAGCCTGGTAAAAGATATTTTGCGCACAGCAGAAGACCCTTCCATTGACGAAATACTTGGCCTTGCTCGCAAATACATAAACGACGAGTTTGAAGGCGAAGCTATTCTTTCTGTTGGGAAAAGTCTTGATTACCTCAAAAAAGGTGTAAACGGCATTATAAACGTTATCCCCTTTACCTGTATGCCGGGAACGGTGGTAGCCATGCTTCTCAAGCGGGTACGCGAAGAAAATGGCATGGTTCCTGTGCTCACGGTTTCATGCGATGGGCAGCGCTCTATGGGAACGCGGATGAGGCTTGAGGCCTTTATGCACCAGGTAAAGGAACATTTTGCCGAACAAAAAGACAGGCGCAAGGCAGCCTAGCAAACAAACGAAGGCATGCTATACTTGGCCAAAAGTCCGTCAAGGGAGAAAGTTAGGTGCGTATTAAACATTGGATGGTCAAAGACGTAATCACCATTTCGCCAGACGCCACCATTGAAGAAGCAGTGCAATTGATGAAAAAACATTCCATTCGTCATCTGCCCGTGATGGAAGACGATGAACTGGTAGGCCTGGTAACAGAAAGCAGCATCCGCCAGTACACCCTTCCTTCTCTTATGGAAACACTTCCTGTGCGAGAAGTAATGATTATCAATCCTGTCACCGTAGATGCGGAAGCCACTATTGATGAGGCAGCCAAGTTGATACACCGTTACAAAATAGGCGGGCTTCCAGTAACCCACGGTGGCAAGCTGGTTGGTATCATAACGGTGACTGATTTGCTAGAAGCTTTTATTGAGCTCATGGGCATTTTGCGCTCAAGTTCACGCATTGATGTTATTCCTGCGGAAAACAAAAGCTTCGAAGAGGTGCTTGACATTATTCGTCATCACGGCGGGCGCATTATTTCCGTGGGCATGGATGTCCATTCCTCAGGCGAAAAGATTTACTACATACGTCTTGAAAAGTGCCCTTTAGACCCTATTGCAGCTGCCCTTGAACTAGCAGGGCATCAAATTATTTCATTGGTGGAATAGGAGGACACATGGCTTTTAAAGTAAAAAAGACCATCGACGAAATCAATGAAAAGATCAAGCGTGGTGAGGCCGTAGTAGTTACTGCGGAAGAAATGGTAAAAATAGTAAAAGACGTAGGCCCAACGGAAGCCGCTGCCGAAGTTGACGTAGTGACCACGGGCACTTTTGCTCCCATGTGTTCCTCTGGAGCTTTTATAAACTTTGGACATTCCACCCCTGCCATCAAAGCCCACCGTGTCTGGCTAAACGGTGTCCCGGCATATGCCGGCATTGCCGCGGTGGATATCTATATCGGCGCAACAGAGCCTTGCGAAGACGATCCTTTGAACAAGGTCTATCCTGGAGAATTCCGCTATGGTGGAGGCCACGTTATTCAAGATCTGGTTGCCGGAAAAACCGTATATTTACGTGCTACAGCGTATGGCACCCATTGCTATCCACGCAAATACCTAGAAAAAGAAATCACCTTAAAAGACCTCCCCTATGCCCTTTTATGTAATCCTCGTAATGCCTATCAAAATTACAACTGCGCTATTAACCTCTCCGACAAAACGATTTACACCTACATGGGCATCTTACGCCCTAAAGCGGGCAACGCGAACTATGCTACTTCTGGAGAGCTATCTCCCTTGTTTAAAGATCCCTATCTCCGTACCATCGGTGTGGGTACCCGCATTTTCCTTGGAGGCGGCGTAGGCTACGTAGCCTGGGCCGGAACCCAGTGTAATTTCAAAGTGCCGCGCACGGAAAAAGGCGCTCCTCTTTCGCCAGCAGCCACCCTTATGGTCTATGGCGATTTGAAACAAATGTCTTCTGAATGGCTGGTGGGAGTTAGCATCCTTGGCTATGGTTGCTCGCTGGCAGTGGGTGTAGGTGTGCCTATCCCAATCCTAAACGAAGAAGTCGCTGCCTTTGCCGGGCTTTCTGACGAAGAACTTTTTACGCAAGTAGTTGACTACGCCCACGACTATCCCAACGGAATCAAACGCTCCTACGGAACAGTAAGCTATGCCGAACTTAAAAGCGGTAAAATAAAAGTCCTTGATAAGGAGATCCCTACGGTTCCGCTTTCAAGTATGGTCAAAGCGCGTAAAATCGCTAACATCTTAAAGACCTGGATAAAAGAAAAGAACTTCTTGTTAACAGAGCCTCAAGCGCCGTTTCCAGGCACAGAGCTTTATCCGTTTCGTTAGTGAGTGAGCTTAAAGCCAAGTTAAAGCGGCTGGAAAACCTCTTAAAAGGCCTTGGCCAAGTTTCCGTAGCTCTTTCTGGGGGTCTTGATAGTGGTGTGTTGCTGTTGCTGGCCAAAGATTCTCTAGGCCGTAAAAACGTCTTGGCGCTCACCTGTGCTTCGGAAATAATGCCATCATCTGATCTTGCCCAGGCAAGGATGTTAGCCCTTAAGGCAGGCGTAAGACACCTTGTTTTGCCCTTTGACCACCTGGCTTTAGAAGCCTTTAAAATTAATCCTCCTGAACGCTGCTATTTTTGTAAGAAAGCTATGTTTTCTTTCTTCTTGGAAAAAAGCCCCTACCCCCTTATCGACGGAAGCCAGGTAGATGACCTGAAAGAAGAAAGACCAGGACTTAAAGCGCTAAACGAGCTAAAAATACTCTCGCCCCTTAAAGAAGCCGGTTTAAACAAAAAAGATTTGCGTAAATTGGCTCGCTCCTACGGGTTAACTTCATATAAAAAAGCAGCTTCCCCATGTCTTGCCACGCGTTTTTTAACAGGTGAGCCCATAACCAAAGAAGGCCTGGCCAAAGTGGCAAAAGCTGAAGCTTATCTTAATGCCCTGGGGTTTTCCTTATGCCGCGTGCGCATAAAAGAAAACCTGTGTATCATTCAG of the Thermodesulfatator atlanticus DSM 21156 genome contains:
- a CDS encoding homocysteine biosynthesis protein, coding for MAFKVKKTIDEINEKIKRGEAVVVTAEEMVKIVKDVGPTEAAAEVDVVTTGTFAPMCSSGAFINFGHSTPAIKAHRVWLNGVPAYAGIAAVDIYIGATEPCEDDPLNKVYPGEFRYGGGHVIQDLVAGKTVYLRATAYGTHCYPRKYLEKEITLKDLPYALLCNPRNAYQNYNCAINLSDKTIYTYMGILRPKAGNANYATSGELSPLFKDPYLRTIGVGTRIFLGGGVGYVAWAGTQCNFKVPRTEKGAPLSPAATLMVYGDLKQMSSEWLVGVSILGYGCSLAVGVGVPIPILNEEVAAFAGLSDEELFTQVVDYAHDYPNGIKRSYGTVSYAELKSGKIKVLDKEIPTVPLSSMVKARKIANILKTWIKEKNFLLTEPQAPFPGTELYPFR
- a CDS encoding CBS domain-containing protein, giving the protein MRIKHWMVKDVITISPDATIEEAVQLMKKHSIRHLPVMEDDELVGLVTESSIRQYTLPSLMETLPVREVMIINPVTVDAEATIDEAAKLIHRYKIGGLPVTHGGKLVGIITVTDLLEAFIELMGILRSSSRIDVIPAENKSFEEVLDIIRHHGGRIISVGMDVHSSGEKIYYIRLEKCPLDPIAAALELAGHQIISLVE
- the larE gene encoding ATP-dependent sacrificial sulfur transferase LarE; this encodes MSELKAKLKRLENLLKGLGQVSVALSGGLDSGVLLLLAKDSLGRKNVLALTCASEIMPSSDLAQARMLALKAGVRHLVLPFDHLALEAFKINPPERCYFCKKAMFSFFLEKSPYPLIDGSQVDDLKEERPGLKALNELKILSPLKEAGLNKKDLRKLARSYGLTSYKKAASPCLATRFLTGEPITKEGLAKVAKAEAYLNALGFSLCRVRIKENLCIIQVYPQESEKILSYQQNILETFKNIGFKKILIDLEGYKPPLKPGYSRS